In the Helianthus annuus cultivar XRQ/B chromosome 11, HanXRQr2.0-SUNRISE, whole genome shotgun sequence genome, one interval contains:
- the LOC110865422 gene encoding probable histone H2A variant 3, with translation MAGKGGKGLLAGKTTAAAANKEKDKKRPTSKSSRAGLQFPVGRIHRHLKSRTSANGRVGATAAVYSAAILEYLTAEVLELAGNASKDLKVKRITPRHLQLAIRGDEELDTLIKGTIAGGGVIPHIHKSLINKTTKE, from the exons ATGGCGGGAAAAGGAGGAAAGGGTTTGTTGGCGGGAAAAACGACTGCGGCTGCTGCGAATAAGGAGAAAGATAAGAAGAGACCTACTTCCAAATCATCTCGAGCTGGTCTTCAG TTTCCGGTTGGGAGAATCCACCGCCACCTCAAGTCAAGAACATCTGCCAATGGGCGAGTAGGAGCAACCGCTGCGGTTTACTCAGCTGCAATACTGGAATACTTGACAGCTGAGGTGCTCGAGTTGGCTGGCAACGCGAGCAAGGATTTGAAGGTGAAGAGGATCACGCCACGTCACTTGCAACTCGCCATTCGTGGTGACGAAGAACTTGACACACTAATCAAAGGTACCATTGCCGGTGGCGGTGTCATCCCTCACATTCACAAGTCTCTAATCAACAAAACTa CAAAGGAATGA